A genomic window from Paenibacillus sp. FSL K6-0276 includes:
- a CDS encoding metallophosphoesterase, with amino-acid sequence MDNHQSYLKNRFPKVISLMVIGLLLAMELTGFVSAGREGNEEDLASEVTAAQETIAQWIFKDKGENGVFPATGGVYQTASSIRDVGTNTDAYTYEPSENSVRNQGWHEGTGTKYWLATLSTQGFEGIFLSSQQTSSSTGPRDFKVQYSIDQQEWTDVAGGNLVLTQNNFNCSNNSCKLTNLALPAETNNQDVLYIRWVVNSTKSVSGGTVSSSGSSRIKDVVIKGTRSSGEPGDTPTLEVSKTPASGAADVSLNAEISVKFNKAISLDSGYQVVITENNGPLNNISASLLGQDSVKVSHPNFTAGKTYKVTIPKELVKGTTDGRTPENDITWSFKTKSPDTGIKTPTLLNMTFNGDPKTSIAFDWYTAETVRGTVVQVVEASNAGGSEFPEQLAASYEGSATVIETLMTSGDRSSKKYKQFASHKVIASGLKPGTKYIYRAGNGDTDGWSEAGSFTTDKADNQDFHFLYVTDTQGSSKSNFDLWQDTFKRAIEKTVDPKFVLLTGDLTDDGDLEQLWQWFLGVPKKEFANVPFAPIIGNHEIEDYPNNNFYNHFNLPKDVGTGAHDGSVYAFEYGDALFMQINSQYEGEVKPYKADIQFTKQLEWMRNQVAKTDKKWKFVSMHKGAYSSGDNASAESDRVEFYRKYLIPVFDELGVDMVFEGHDHMYMRSFQMLNNVPIKNVITDEQGNVLNPKGTVYLMGNSAASKFYAINPDADTFFAAKNDQPNKKMFVDVSITSDVLKFTSYTAVKDKPLAVYDAYSIKRTDVKPGIVENPSAVRQSGNRAVLSWKAPANSSEPVRGYRIYEKNDKVSTNWSVYVPTVSGQSSYSYTLNGMDSAKAYNFVIKAVGTRNNSLPAEVGMQ; translated from the coding sequence ATGGATAACCACCAATCTTATCTCAAAAACAGATTTCCCAAGGTAATCAGTCTAATGGTTATAGGTTTGCTGCTTGCCATGGAGTTGACCGGTTTTGTTTCAGCAGGAAGGGAGGGAAATGAGGAAGATCTTGCAAGCGAAGTAACTGCAGCTCAGGAAACGATTGCCCAGTGGATTTTTAAAGACAAAGGCGAGAACGGGGTATTTCCGGCTACAGGCGGGGTATATCAAACGGCTTCATCCATTCGTGATGTAGGAACAAATACGGATGCATACACCTATGAGCCCAGTGAGAACAGCGTACGCAACCAGGGCTGGCATGAAGGAACGGGCACTAAATACTGGCTTGCTACGCTTTCTACCCAAGGCTTCGAAGGTATCTTCCTCTCTTCACAGCAAACTTCTTCAAGTACAGGACCTAGGGATTTTAAGGTGCAATACAGTATAGATCAGCAGGAATGGACAGATGTTGCGGGCGGCAACCTTGTTCTAACCCAGAACAATTTTAATTGTTCTAATAATTCCTGCAAATTAACGAACCTCGCATTGCCTGCGGAAACTAACAATCAAGATGTACTCTATATCCGCTGGGTGGTTAACTCTACGAAAAGCGTAAGCGGGGGAACAGTGTCCAGCTCAGGCTCAAGTAGAATCAAAGATGTAGTAATTAAAGGAACACGTAGCAGCGGCGAACCTGGGGACACTCCCACTCTTGAGGTAAGCAAAACTCCCGCTTCAGGGGCTGCAGATGTTTCCCTTAATGCAGAGATCTCTGTGAAGTTTAATAAAGCCATCAGTCTCGACAGTGGTTATCAAGTTGTAATCACAGAAAACAATGGTCCTCTTAACAACATTTCTGCTTCGCTCCTCGGTCAAGACTCGGTTAAAGTCAGCCACCCTAATTTTACTGCCGGCAAAACTTATAAAGTGACCATCCCAAAAGAGCTTGTTAAGGGGACTACGGATGGCCGGACACCTGAGAACGATATTACCTGGAGTTTTAAGACGAAGTCTCCGGATACCGGCATCAAAACACCAACGCTGCTGAACATGACTTTTAATGGAGACCCAAAGACAAGTATTGCCTTTGACTGGTATACAGCCGAAACCGTCAGAGGTACAGTAGTGCAAGTAGTGGAGGCCTCCAATGCGGGAGGAAGCGAGTTCCCGGAACAACTGGCAGCTTCTTATGAGGGCAGCGCAACAGTTATTGAAACCTTGATGACATCAGGAGACAGAAGCTCCAAAAAGTATAAACAGTTCGCCAGCCACAAGGTTATTGCAAGCGGTCTTAAGCCTGGAACCAAGTATATCTACCGGGCCGGTAACGGTGATACGGACGGCTGGAGCGAGGCGGGTTCTTTTACCACGGACAAGGCGGATAATCAGGATTTCCATTTCCTCTATGTAACCGACACCCAAGGCTCAAGTAAATCGAATTTCGATCTGTGGCAGGATACTTTTAAGAGAGCTATCGAGAAAACGGTAGATCCCAAGTTTGTTCTTCTTACAGGGGATCTAACGGATGACGGTGATCTGGAGCAGCTGTGGCAGTGGTTCTTAGGTGTGCCGAAAAAAGAATTTGCCAATGTGCCATTTGCACCGATTATCGGCAACCATGAGATAGAGGATTATCCGAATAACAACTTCTATAACCATTTTAATCTTCCAAAAGATGTCGGGACGGGCGCTCATGACGGGTCGGTATATGCTTTCGAATACGGTGATGCCCTGTTTATGCAGATCAATTCCCAGTACGAAGGGGAGGTTAAGCCGTATAAAGCGGATATTCAGTTCACGAAGCAATTGGAATGGATGCGGAATCAAGTGGCAAAGACCGACAAGAAGTGGAAATTCGTCTCGATGCATAAGGGAGCGTATTCTTCAGGGGATAATGCTTCGGCAGAAAGCGACCGGGTAGAATTTTACCGGAAATATCTTATTCCTGTATTTGATGAGCTGGGTGTGGATATGGTGTTTGAGGGACATGACCATATGTATATGAGGTCTTTTCAAATGCTGAACAACGTTCCGATTAAGAATGTCATTACCGATGAGCAAGGAAATGTGCTGAATCCCAAAGGGACCGTGTATCTGATGGGCAACTCGGCCGCTTCGAAATTTTATGCTATTAATCCAGATGCAGACACTTTTTTTGCAGCAAAAAACGACCAGCCCAACAAGAAAATGTTCGTGGATGTTTCCATTACAAGCGACGTGCTGAAATTCACATCCTACACAGCAGTTAAAGATAAACCTCTTGCCGTCTATGATGCTTACAGTATTAAACGGACTGACGTCAAACCCGGCATTGTCGAAAATCCAAGTGCAGTAAGACAGTCAGGGAACCGTGCAGTTCTTTCGTGGAAAGCGCCAGCAAATAGCTCTGAGCCTGTGCGAGGTTACCGGATTTACGAGAAAAATGATAAAGTCAGCACAAATTGGAGCGTGTATGTGCCGACGGTAAGCGGTCAGTCGAGTTACAGCTATACAT
- a CDS encoding chitosanase: MLNSTNSKVSKKMKFSLLILLSFSMIFSYGYLSNASQQKSYAAGNPDSNFSPATLQFLRDNTGLDGEQWNNIMMLVNKPEQDDLNWINFYGYCEDIDDDRGYTIGIFGATTGGSNDTGPDGPELFKAYDAAKGASNPSVKGALARIGVKGSMKGKILEINESEESFCRKIGNLQNDPEWREAMWKTFYNIYIKYSVEQARNRGFNSALTIGSFVDAALNHGATGGSETLQGLLGKSGSSTDEKTFMTKFYKERTKIVDTNEYNSPPNGKNRVKQWSNLLNMGETDLKGADSAVLQVTDWELQ, encoded by the coding sequence GTGCTTAATTCAACGAATAGTAAGGTTTCCAAGAAGATGAAATTTTCATTGTTGATCCTGCTCAGTTTTTCAATGATTTTTTCTTATGGCTATCTGTCCAATGCATCTCAACAGAAAAGTTATGCGGCAGGGAACCCTGATTCTAATTTCTCACCGGCAACACTTCAATTCTTGCGCGACAACACAGGTCTGGATGGTGAGCAGTGGAACAATATTATGATGCTTGTCAACAAACCGGAGCAGGACGATCTGAACTGGATCAATTTTTACGGATATTGTGAAGATATTGATGATGACCGCGGGTATACGATTGGAATATTCGGTGCGACTACAGGCGGCTCAAATGATACCGGTCCCGACGGTCCGGAACTGTTCAAGGCATATGATGCTGCCAAAGGCGCGAGTAATCCTTCGGTTAAAGGCGCATTGGCCCGGATCGGTGTCAAGGGTTCGATGAAAGGGAAGATCCTCGAAATCAATGAAAGCGAAGAGAGCTTCTGCAGAAAAATCGGCAATTTGCAAAATGATCCCGAGTGGAGAGAGGCTATGTGGAAAACGTTCTACAATATCTACATTAAATACAGTGTGGAGCAGGCCCGCAATCGCGGCTTTAACTCGGCATTAACTATTGGTTCCTTCGTGGATGCAGCGCTGAACCATGGAGCTACCGGCGGCTCCGAGACTCTTCAAGGGCTTTTGGGTAAATCAGGAAGCAGCACAGATGAGAAGACTTTCATGACCAAATTCTATAAAGAACGGACCAAAATTGTGGATACTAATGAGTACAACTCTCCGCCTAACGGCAAGAACCGTGTGAAGCAGTGGAGCAATTTGCTCAACATGGGAGAGACAGACCTGAAGGGTGCAGATTCGGCAGTCCTTCAAGTCACCGACTGGGAACTCCAATAA